Proteins from a genomic interval of Caldicellulosiruptor diazotrophicus:
- a CDS encoding ABC transporter ATP-binding protein codes for MALVIENVSKRFQSKNKEINVLEKINLEVQNGEFICILGPSGCGKSTLLNIIAGLEKPSEGKVFLNGREVLSPGPDRIVMFQESALFPWLKVIDNVEFGMKLRGVPKKERYEKALKYLKMVHLTKFKDAYVHQLSGGMKQRVALARALTLDSEVLLMDEPFAALDSQTKNILLLELQRIWWETKKTIMFVTHNIEEAVLLADKVVVMSSNPGKIKKVFEIRLARPRLLDNPDIVYMISAIMKELKDEVEKIAKAEYDSDWSFEKDTVLYSSDSSLGIGL; via the coding sequence TTGGCACTGGTAATTGAAAATGTAAGCAAGAGATTTCAATCAAAAAACAAAGAAATAAATGTGTTAGAAAAAATAAATTTAGAAGTACAAAATGGAGAGTTTATATGCATTCTCGGTCCATCTGGCTGTGGCAAATCTACACTTTTGAATATAATAGCTGGGCTTGAAAAACCCTCTGAGGGAAAGGTTTTTTTAAACGGCAGAGAAGTCTTGTCACCCGGACCAGATAGGATTGTAATGTTCCAAGAGTCTGCTTTATTTCCATGGCTAAAAGTTATTGACAATGTTGAATTTGGTATGAAATTACGCGGTGTCCCCAAAAAAGAAAGATATGAAAAAGCACTAAAATACCTAAAGATGGTTCACTTAACAAAGTTTAAAGACGCTTATGTTCACCAATTATCAGGCGGAATGAAACAGAGGGTTGCCTTAGCAAGGGCGTTGACGCTTGATTCTGAAGTATTGCTGATGGATGAGCCTTTTGCAGCACTTGACAGCCAGACAAAAAATATCTTACTGCTTGAACTTCAGCGAATCTGGTGGGAGACTAAAAAGACAATTATGTTTGTGACACACAATATAGAAGAAGCGGTTCTTTTAGCAGACAAGGTTGTGGTTATGTCTTCAAACCCGGGAAAAATCAAAAAGGTTTTTGAAATAAGACTTGCAAGGCCGCGACTTCTTGATAATCCTGACATAGTCTATATGATATCTGCTATTATGAAAGAATTAAAAGATGAGGTGGAAAAGATTGCAAAAGCAGAATACGATAGCGATTGGAGTTTTGAAAAGGACACTGTTTTATATAGCTCTGATAGCAGCTTGGGAATTGGTCTATAG